A window of the Cucurbita pepo subsp. pepo cultivar mu-cu-16 chromosome LG01, ASM280686v2, whole genome shotgun sequence genome harbors these coding sequences:
- the LOC111800976 gene encoding uncharacterized protein LOC111800976 isoform X2 yields MAAAPSTISSLDNIDFQKLQNGSDIRGVAVAGVEGEPVNLTESVAEAIGAGFAAWLLEKKKADGSRRFRVSIGHDSRISAEKLQDAISQGIAGAGLDVIQYGLASTPAMFNSTLTEDEAIFCPADGSIMITASHLPFNRNGFKFFTNAGGLGKADIKDILGRAAEFYKNLNNRDDLINSRGKGSATIEKVDYMSVYASDLVKAVRKAAGNKEKPLEGFHIVVDAGNGAGGFFAAKVLEPLGAITSGSQFLEPDGLFPNHIPNPEDKTAMKAITEAVLQNKADLGIIFDTDVDRSAAVDSNGREFNRNRLIALMSAIVLEEHPGTTIVTDSVTSDGLTLFIEKKLGGKHHRFKRGYKNVIDEAIRLNSVGEESHLAIETSGHGALKENHWLDDGAYLMVKILNKLASARASGLGGGSQVLTDLVDGLQEPAVAVELRLKINQNHPDLQGGPFRDYGEAVLKHVENLVASDPKLLKAPVNYEGVRVSGFGGWFLLRLSLHDPVLPLNIEAPSHDDAINLGLAVLAAVKEFPALDTSALDKFVQV; encoded by the exons CTGCTCCATCTACAATCTCTTCTCTTGATAATATTGATTTCCAGAAGCTTCAAAATGGAAG TGATATTCGAGGCGTTGCTGTTGCTGGTGTCGAGGGAGAGCCTGTGAATCTTACTGAATCAGTTGCAGAAGCAATAGGAGCTGGCTTTGCTGCTTGgttattagaaaagaaaaaagctgaTGGTTCACGACGCTTTAGAGTTTCTATTGGACACGACTCACGAATTTCAGCTGAAAAGTTACAG GATGCAATTTCTCAAGGTATAGCTGGTGCAGGGCTGGATGTTATTCAATACGG ATTAGCTTCTACACCAGCTATGTTTAACAGCACTCTTACTGAAGATGAAGCAATTTTTTGTCCTGCTGATGGATCCATTATGATAACAG CAAGTCATTTGCCGTTCAACAGGAAtgggttcaaattttttacaaATGCTGGTGGGCTTGGCAAAGCTGACATTAAAGACATTCTGGGGCGTGCTGCAGAATTCTATAAAAACCTGAATAATAGAGATGATTTGATAAATTCAAGGGGGAAAGGTTCTGCAACAATAGAGAAGGTCGATTACATGAGTGTCTATGCATCTGATTTGGTGAAGGCAGTCCGTAAAGCTGCAGGAAATAAAG AAAAGCCCCTGGAAGGATTCCATATTGTTGTTGATGCTGGAAACGGTGCAGGAGGATTTTTTGCT GCGAAGGTGCTCGAACCACTGGGCGCAATCACTTCTGGTAGTCAGTTCTTGGAGCCAGATG GTTTATTTCCAAACCATATCCCAAATCCTGAGGACAAGACTGCAATGAAAGCTATAACAGAGGCTGTCCTTCAGAACAAAGCCGATTTAGGGATCATCTTTGACACTGATGTTGATAG ATCTGCTGCTGTGGATTCTAATGGACGTGAGTTCAACCGGAATCGCCTAATTGCCTTGATGTCTGCTATTGTTCTTGAGGAG CATCCTGGAACAACTATTGTTACAGATAGTGTGACTTCTGATGGTCTAACGTTGTTTATAGAGAAGAAACTTG GGGGAAAGCATCACAGGTTCAAAAGAGGCTACAAAAATGTGATTGATGAAGCTATTCGTTTG AATTCTGTCGGCGAGGAGTCACATTTGGCTATTGAAACCAGTGGTCATGGAGCTCTCAAGGAGAACCATTGGCTTGACGATGGCGCATATCTCATG gtcaaaattttgaacaaacTTGCATCAGCAAGAGCCTCAGGATTGGGTGGCGGAAGCCAAGTTTTGACAGATCTGGTGGACGGTTTACAAGAGCCTGCTGTTGCTGTCGAGTTgcgattaaaaataaatcaaaaccaTCCAGACCTTCAAGGAGG ACCCTTCCGTGATTATGGAGAAGCAGTGCTGAAGCATGTTGAGAATCTCGTTGCTTCTGATCCCAAGCTTCTGAAAGCTCCTGTTAACTATGAAGGG GTTCGGGTTTCTGGATTTGGCGGGTGGTTCCTTCTGAGGCTCTCACTGCACGATCCGGTTCTTCCTCTTAACATCGAG GCACCAAGCCATGACGATGCCATAAATCTCGGCCTCGCAGTCCTTGCTGCTGTAAAGGAATTCCCTGCCTTGGATACATCTGCACTAGACAAATTTGTTCAAGTATGA